The Pyrus communis chromosome 5, drPyrComm1.1, whole genome shotgun sequence region gggGTAAGGAATTTACCTTACCTActgctataaataaaggtacaatggGTGAGATAACACACATCTTAGAATTACAcatatctctcttctctcttgttGCCGccccaactctctctcttttttcaatTACTTGGCCTATAACGTTATCTGCACGCTCTTGCCTAAAACTAAGGAAACTGACGCTAAGGAACTGCAGTTTCGTGGGAGGAgtttttctacaaattcaaatgctCAATTGTTTTCTGCTAATCAAGTTCTTCTAAAATTCTGTTAGATATTTTTGAGGACCATGAAACTTGAAAACATTCCCCGTGATGCATGAACCACCTACATTTATATTTGCCTTACTATATATATcttatatgttcatatatttgtcaatctatacatacatatatacatatgttcaTGCATAACACAATTATAAATTTGCTacgtggaatttgtgagtcaaagaatcgAAAGAACATAGAAGCAATTAGGATTTTATCAAAACCTAAAAgtttcgaagaaaaaaaaattagggttttgtggctAAGCCACAGCTATGAGCCACACCAAGCCACGTTGGCTAGCTTGCAGCTAAGCTGTGTTGTGCAGTGCTCTGGGCAACATTGTTTGATTTCTGGACCAACAGCAGTAGCCTTCTGGGCTTGCTGCAAGTGAAGACAACCATGCCTTCGCATAGGTTTTGTTTCCATAGGGCCTGCACACCCAGCCTGCCTCCAGCAAACTTGCAGCTTTGTTAGGCCTTGTCTCCTGCGCCCTTGCCCACTTCCAGCAAGCCTAATGCTTGTTAAGCTCGTCTCCGCGTCTCGACCCGCCTTCAGCAGCCTCCTGCGCTGCTCAACTTCATCCTTCACCTCAACCCGCTGCTCTATTGCTGCTGGGTTGTACCCTGCCCCAAGAGCCCAATGTGTTGGCGAGCCGTGTCTACTGCAGCCAACAATCACATGCTGGCCTGCGTACTTTTTTCGATCCAATGTCATATTTTggctaggggtgggcaaacgggtacaGGAACCGCAGGTCGGGGCGGGTAAGGGCCGGTTTCTATTTTGTAAAAACAGAAACGGGgcgggcctttgaaattttcGATTCGGGCCGAGTCCTAAAGTATAGGAACCACGAGTACCCGGACCAGCCCGTTTGTAGTTAGAATGGATGGACAAGATTGAAGAAATCATCTCTTCATCCAATCTGAATCGTTGGTTTTAGGTTTTTTCGTCATCAAACCTATCGAACTCAACTGTTACTCTCACTCTGTCGATCGAGTCTCTCTTGCCATCTCCAGTGCGTTGTCCCTTTCCCTCCACCACCCCAACAGTACGAGGGCCCAAGTGACCACCATCTTCTCAATTTGTTACCTttctttcatctctctctcgcCATCTCGATTTGACATCCCAGGGACCCAGACTTACAAAACCCAACCACCCCACCTCTATCTTCTCAATTTGTCACCTCTCCTTCGCCGTTTCGAGTGTCGTCCCCTCCCCTCATCGAGGAGGACGGGATTCAGATCTTGCAGGTTTACTCCAAGGAGATTAGCAAGCGCATGCTCGACGCCATCAAGTCTAGGAATGTCGTTGCTTCCGCTACTCAAAACGGTGCCACGAAGTCCAAGACTGTGAGCTCTGCGGTGGAATCTACCACTGCTGCTGCCATTGAGGATGCTAAGGCCAAAGAGTACAGATTTTTCCATGTGTGTTAGGTCACTCTTAGCTTCATATTAGGGCTTTCATATCAAGATCTATTCGTATTTATCATGGATTTCTTGTGATGCCTATATACTTAATGACCTACTAAATATTTAAACTTTGTGAATTTCACTATGCACTTCAATTTTCTGGAGATTATATTATCTGGGTTTCTGTTGTGAGTATTGATCTACTGAGTCTTGATCTGCTTTGTTAGGAGATGTTTATACTCAAGATTTTATAAGGAAGTGGGTGCATTTGGAATTGGAAATTTTTCGAAATCTTTCCTCTTGCATTATCTGGGTTTCCTATTGCATAATCTACTGCACTGGTGAATCTGTGCAATCTGTGCAAattccagtttttttttttcaaaaaaaaaaaaaaaaaaaaaaggactcgTGGACCTAGCCCGTTTCAACCGGGGCCGAGTAAGGTCCGGTTCCTATATAAGAAAATGTAATCCCCAACTCGGCCCAGCCCGTCTCCTTTGCACCTGGGTTCGGTTCGGTCCCTTCAAATTTGGGCTtggcccggcccgtgcccacccctaattttGGCATCCCCTACTTCTTAACCATACCCAAatatttttgggacaatttttATGAAAGTCATACTAGACTATATTTTCGTTATTGCTTAGCGCGAAGCCAACCAAAGCTTATATGACCCGAGCGTCATATTTTGCTTCTATGATCAAACTTGAATGGTTACGATCTTTAATTCgaccaaaatccaaaaaattttGCCTGAAGTCCACTTTTTTGGCATTAACgattaaatattttctttataaGATGGGGGCTTATAATAATTTTGTGAACAGGGGAAATAGTCAACTTTGTTCCACAATTTCCACTTGTAATAAGTTtaaagttctaaaaaacgctagccGCTAATGGGGCGGCAGGCTAAGGCCTTACGCCTAGATGCTTAGGTTgagcggatttaagtaaatgtATTCTACATTATATAAATAAGTAACTATTTACACTAtaaaaactatacttgtatttttcttagtttttaattgacaaaaaaagtGTACTATTAATATGTAGTATAGACATAGctaaaacaaaatgtaaaaaGATGTTATTGGTGATGGACAGTGGGGtcttaaaagagaaaataaggAATCATAATTTTGCAGGGTTGAAGTCGATCGAACGCAGCAAATGGGGTTAGAGGCTACGAAGGAAAACATCATCCATGTCCAATCCCCTGTCTTCTCTCTTGTTGCCGCCACAACCCTCTCTCTTTGTCctttatatttttaagttatttggcctacaacacgttatcagcatgctcttgcttaaaactaaggagacaCTAAGGAACTCAAGTTTCATGGGAgttcttctacaaattcaaaagcTCAATTGTTTTTTCCCAATCAGGTTCTCCTAAAATCCATGTTAGATATTTTTAACGATCAAgaaacatgaaaacattccccatgatgcatgaacacCCTACACTTATATTTACCTTactatatattgtatatgttcatatatatatgttcatgcATAACGCAATTATAAATTTGCTATGTttaatttgtgagtcaaataaTCGAAAGAAAACAGAAGCAATTCGGGTTTtatcaaaacttaaaaatttccaaaaaaaaaaaaaaaaaaaaaagggttaagcTGCTGAGCCACGGCTACGAGCTGCATTGGCTGGCCCGCAACCAAGCTGCGCTGTGCAGTGCCTTGGCGACGTCGTTTGATGTCTGGACTAGCCCTCTGGGCTTGCTGCACGTGAAGACAACCAGGTCTCTGGCTTGGGTTTGGTTTTAGTGGGGCCTGCAGCCCCAGCCAGCCTCTAGCAAGCTTGCAGCTTTTCTGGGCCTTATCTCCTGAGCTCCGGCCCACTTTCAGCAAGCCTGATGCTTGATGGGCTCGTCTCCGCGTCAGGACCCGCCTCCAGCATCCTCCTGTGCTGCTTGTCTTCGCCCTTCACCCCGGCCCGCTGCTCTGTTGCTGCTGGGCTGTTGTACAGCCCTTCCCGAGAGCCCAAAACCTGCAGGGAAGTGCCCACTGCATCCAAAAATCACATGCTGCGCTGCCTCCATTTTTCGATCTAATGCCATATTTGGACATCCCGCTTCTTAACCATACCCAAAATTTTTTGggatattttttattaaagcctTACTAGGTTATACTTTCGTTTATTGATTAGCCCGAAGCCAACTAAAGCTTATATGATCTAAACGTCATTATTTTGCTTTCACGATCAAACCTAAATGGATACAAtcttttgaattaattaaaatcgCCAACAGTTTATTAATTCgaccaaaatccaaaaaatttgGCCTGAAGTTCATTTTTTTAGCATGAacgattcaatattttatttataagatGCGTACTTATAATAATTTTGTGAACGGGACTAGAAATAGTCACCCTATTCCACAATTTCCACTTGCAATAAGTTATAGGAGTTGGAATAGTTGTATGTATCAAAGACAAGTCAACCCTATTCCATATTTTCTGCTTGCAATAAGTTATAGGAGTTGGATTAGCTGTATGTATCAAAGACAATGGTAAGTCTTTAATTCAGATTATTGGACAGTCTAACTTTATATCCATTAGATTGgcaagtaaataaaaataatattttttcattaaaatcatGACCGTTCATTTATTGTGCTACAGAGAGTTACTCTataatcgtcgaagtttataatTCAAAGTTACATGATAATGGTAATGTTGTATTAATTTCAGAGAAACTTAAGGAGCTCCAGCAACATCTTCTTCTTGATCAGAGCCTCAGAAGGTACCCACCGTGTTATAGTTTTACAGCCACTGctaatcattttcttttataattcaAGGCAAAGAAACTAGTTAATTGCTCTAACAAGTTTTCTTCCCTTTAATTTGTAGCTGCAGTGAACCCATCGTCAAGCTTCCCCATGGCAAATACAGGAAGAGATCATACTGCCGTTGCAGTTACCACTACGGAATATAATCGCACGACGTCGTTGAAGCAAAGAATCGAAGGAACGAAATGGCTACTGCATCCGTTAGCAGGTAAGAGCTCTTGTTGCATCTTCAAAGTACCTCATTGCCTAGCGAAAACGAACAAGGGCAAGTACCGGCCTCGTATCATCTCAATCGGCCCTTATCACTACGGTGATAAACACGTGGTGATGATGCAACAACACAAATGGAGATTTCTTGACAATCTCGGTCGAACGCAGTAGGGAGGCCTCCTCAAGTCTTGAAGCATTATTTCAGTGTTGAAGGAAAGCATCTACTCGATTTACTTCACTTGAGTTTTGTCCCCGAACCTCAGGATGATTCGCCTCAAGAGAACGTTGAGTTTATCCAATCGGCGAAAAAGCTTCACAATCTCGCTGGAATTAAGTTCAAAAGACGGGAGGCGCAGAGTTTCCTAGACATCAGCAGTGGAGTTCTTGAAATTCCGCGCATAAAACTAGATGATCTCCACACCCATTTCTTCTTAAACTTCGTTGCACTTGAACAATGCTACTCTCATTGCCCAAAATATATAACCACTTACGCTGCATTCATGACTTGTCTCGTCCGCACGCCGATGGACGCGACatttttgtccgataagaacaTTATCGAGAATTATCTCGGAACCGACAAAGAGGTCGTGCATTTCTTCAAAAACCTCGGCAAAGATGTGCCCTTCGATATCGACAGTATTTATCTCAAGAAGTTGTTCAACGAAGCGAACGAGTACCAAAGAAATATTTTGCACGTGCAGTGGGCGCGTTTCAGATTCAAGTATTTTGAGTCCCCATGGTCCTTCCTCTCTGCTTTAGCTGCTCTGATTCAGGCCTTCTTTGCCGTCTACGGATATCTGCGTCCGCCAAGTTCGGGCTGACGGATCAAAGCGGCGGATCTGTCGCACGTCATGCACGAACGAACAAATAACGGGTTGTTGTCTTCTCACTTTTTGTCATTGATATTTTGCTTGTAAATCAAATAATACAGAATACTGTTGAACTTTATGATCTCAATACATTTATGTTGCTAGGTAAATGTTTTCGACAAGTATACAAATTCTATGTTAGTTCGACGTAACTGAACAGCTGGTATAATTTATGAACAGTTGTATAAAATTTATACACCCGATCTAACATATATACAATTGGTTTTAGAGTTTTCAGCACAGTGAACCGCCAAATCAGGTTTGGGGGCTGACCTGAAGAATCTGATGCGAGCCTTTTTCTGGTTGTTGCTACTCccttccactctcactttcgcACGTTTGGCACCAAGATGAACTTGATACAGTTTAGCAGAAAATCCAGTCTTTAATGACATTATGACGGCAACAAACCGGCGACTGAAAAAAGAGAGTAAAGATTGGTCAGTTACAATTTGACAATGAATACATAAACCACAAGAGCACAACCAATAAACAACAGCATAGGAGGCACACAAATAAAGACGTGTTTTGGTTGTCTGAACCTTACTTTTCTGTGGCCAACACCTGCACCAGAACCATAACAAAGAGAGTTCATAACTGCACCGAGAGTGCCGGAGCTAATCTGCAGTGAATTACAGACATATCCTGCCGgggaaaaaaccaaaaaaaaaaaaagaaaaaaaaaagaaaaaagaatagaaaagaaaagagaaactcAGCAGAAAAGAAATCAATCACTGAAAGAGGGGAAACTGTGCATATGGGAGGAAACTGCATAAGTAAAGGCCCGCTAGATAAccatttcagtttttagtttacaagaaatttgaaaacaaaaactgaaaacgaaatggttGTCAAATGCTCCCAAGTAAAACAGAGAGAAGCATTAGAGAATACTCCAATACAAAAGCAGAAAGTCCAGTAAACTTACATGGTCGCACATACAGAATGAACTCCAATTTAATCATGCTTAGAGCCATAATTAGGGGTCgcagttttcaaccaacaagtTAAAACGCCAGGGGATGGGATTAGCAGGGTAAGGAGTCATAACAGAAGGCACATACTATTTTGCAACCTCCACTCCTCTCTATTAACACAGGACCACGATAAGATGGAAATTGTTAGTTTCCCACCAACCCattcacaataaaaaaataccaacaaacaattaaaaattagtGAAAGGAAATGTTAAAATTTTAAGATTACCTTAAGAAGCATACGACTTTGCATACAGTAAGCAGTGCTACGATAGATCAATACTCGGGATGATTTTCCAGAGAAGTCTATATGGCGGCCTTGAGCACGCATCATCACCACTGTCATTGGGAAAAGAAGCCAGCTCATTCTCCAAAATAGAGTGAGCTTCTGAAAATGCCTACAACATCCAATGATAATCTCGAAAGTCAGAAACAAGCATCTGTACACATATGCAGCTAGCAATAGATAAGCATCACATTATCACACAAGGCAATATTGAATATGTCAGAAAATATCATGACAATTAATCCCAAAAAAACACAGCTTACCTTGATACACTGATGTATACGGAAGCAATTACGCCCCACATTATTAGTTGGAAAAAGGGGATCATCAATGTGTATCGGGTCAATACTACATGGAGCAGATCAATATATAAGCAATGCAATAAAGTTAAGAATTTCTCTTCAAGCACAGATAAGAAAACAGAGTACTGCCATTACCTACAACCTCTTTCCCTCTTAATATAAACACCACTTCCCTGTACCGATATACGCATTTGGCGAGGATCAAACACATTCCTAGAAggaagagaaaggaagagagagatgaagCGTCGATCGCTATGTAGCTTAAACCATATTATAACGAACTATACAATAATTCAATCAGAATAAACTCAATTCCAATCCAAGAAGTAGTTGCACTGGTCTAtaattagagagagaaattcATTATCAGTGGTTGTCTTACCCAAAAAAGTAGAGAAAATTCATCAGAAGGCTCCCAAAGTTCTGCAAGATCATTACTGGTTTAGTATAAAGCAATCTAGCAATAATCATCAGCAAAAATGAGAAACTAAAAAGGGCAACAAGTACAAGTTTGAATGAGAACTTTGAACTTAGACCAGCGGCCAGCCACAtgaaatttgaatatttttacaaaattggGAACGATACCTCCATTTCTAACTAGTAACTAATTGTTTGAAATGGTTTACTCAAAATATATGGAAGATGGGACCCTCAATCAAATCAACCATTCAGAAGTTCAATACTAATAACTTAGTGAGTTGACTATTCAACCGACCAAGCagaaaatcaaaatatatttttaaccATAAATTACAAATGTCACACATAATTTGGTGCAAGTATATAGTACCTAAAGGTCCTCCACGATACTTGTATAGTACATTATCAAGGGAAAATAAAACATACTAACAAACAAAATTAGAGTTGAAAATAGAAATTTACTTGGTTGATGGGCCGGCCAAGATGATACTCATGCTGGAGAAAACGTGTAATAAGTAATACCTGAAAAAGAGTAAAAAAATAcaccaaaaataattaactGGCACAGATGCTCTACAGAAttcgttgcatttttcttttaaacaagACATGTTTAAGAACAAAAGCCAGATACTCAACCAAAATaagcagaaaataaaatatatttttatacaagATCACTGGCAACAGAACTCAATAGTCCAGAGGAGCAAATACAACACCGTCCTCCATCAGCCAATAACAGCAATTCACAGTATGTTCCATGTTCCAAGCTAGTTGAGTTATGCTAAAATTTACCCTTTGATatgaaaaaaacaagaaaattgagaAGCCAATACACGTAATATGTCGTGTACTTGTGTCATGTTCGTGCTTCCTAAAATTGAGTATCAACATATCATCATCTTTTAATTCCCTGATTAACCTTAAAACTTCAATTTCTATAATGTTTATAGTGCATTATAATTTAGACCCTGATCTGGCAGCTGCTAGTTTAAAGCATTAATGTTTTAATACCTTTAAAAGGACAATCATTGAGAGAACAAAATGTTCTATGCATTAGTCCAAAAGTTCTACGGCATGCCATCACCTTTGATACCATTTGTCCTTACTGGAAGATGGTGAAATCAAAAACTTCAAATCAATTTAATTTACTGACGTTGCACCTTGAAATAAGTAGCGTTACTCACCAAACAGTAGGAACTCAAGCCACCAGAGTAAGACTGATCCAGGCTACGATCTGCCAAGAACTGTTTCAGTACCAAAGCAAGGGGTGTAGCAGCTGGAAACTGCTCAGCGAGATCCTTGACCTGCAAATGACTATTTATGGTtcataacatataaataaagtATATACGTAAGCTATAAATGTCACCAAAAGCACCTCAAAAATTGCAAGTACCAAATACGCAACAAAATATGCGCAAGGAACTATAGCTAACCGCttcaagaaacaaaagagaGGATACCTGAGATCCAAAAGGACTGCAAGAATGGTTGCTAAAAGACCCCAATTACAATGGTTGAAGAAACATAATTTTATCCACCAGCatacaaattttgttttgactTTTTTATACAATCCACTACCACAAGCTTTCACACAATAGTAGCAATTTGCAAGTAACCACCCCACAATTAATGTACCACCAAACACATGGGCATAACATTGATGTTATAATCTAATGAATTTTTATTAACACTTGGGATTTCAACCTAAATACAAAAATTTCTCTCCAGCAAGCCTTGACGTTCCAATCACAGATGTCTTTGCGAGTGAAATATTGGGCATTCGGGTGATACGCTTTGAAATCTTTTAGACTAACTTATTAAATATAAACGTCTAACATCAATAATGACAGTTGCAAAACCTCTgtaaaaaatttagtttaaacttAAACCAATATTTGTAGACCAGGGGTGGAAGATTGAGTACCTTATTCATTAAAAGTTAAAGATTGGAAGATTGAAGTAGATAAAGCTATATTTCACACTCACACAAAATACATGCATCTCGCACCCGCACACACAAAAGATTGAGGGAGAGATATATACCAGCTGTGTAGTTTGGAGTCCTGtatgagatggagatttgaaaCTGATGTCAATACGAACTGATACTGAATCCTTTGTAGCATCGTCATTTATCTGTAAGCATTTGGGCACCACAGATTCTTCTAAAACAACCACACTCGAGTTCACATTAATGCCATGCTCACCAGACATGGGAGGTGGCTCTTCTTTTGGAGATTGTACATTGGAAGCAGATGAGACAATGAGATCATGGGGAACTTCCACCACAAGCATTATAACAGGTATCTAAAACCAAGGATAAAACAGTAAGAAAAACCATGAAAGTAAAAGAAGCTTAAATGAAACAGAAGTACAatcaaaagattaaaatgaagAGGACATACAGCTGTATTTTCCACAGTCTTAAGAGAATCATTTTTGACCCAATCCTGATTGACAAGATACCTAGCGGCATGCTGAAACACCAAAACAAGACTGTCACAGAGCAGGCAACAGGAAAAAACAATCTTAGATACCAGCGGAAAGGATGAAGGGGTGCTACATATCAGTTGGCACCGCAAAAACTTAACGAGAAACAAATCAGTTGACCAGAAAAGTTTATTGATGAGCAGCATATTGAAATAATCAGATAAAAAGTTCAGAACAATCAGGATCCGAAACTCAAAATGTTCCAATAGGAACAGAATGATAAGTGTTCCAAAGTTTATGCAGCCTCAATGAATGTGCACACTAAGCTTAGAACACCATAAACAGCTTGCATAGAAAACACAAATGCAGAACGGTGACAAGCTAGTGTAGAACAGTTCCCTTCATTTAttggagagaaaaaaataaaaaaataaaaaaacaaaaaaaaccagttTCTGTACACAGATTTCTAGTAGAAAAGATTAATCAAACGGCCTTTCTATAATAGACTAATTTACAATGTACCTGAAGGCATGTTTCTTTGATACCATTACGCCCCTCCAATATCCCAGCTTCTTTAATGGGTTCCTAAAAATATGTCTGCATATGAGTATTTTTCCAAAAGTACTAGAAAAGAGGTCAATGTAACTGAGAGAATAGATCAAGAAGTTTTTTTACCAGGTTCCTCACAGGAGGTAGACAAACCACAAGGTCCACATCACTTGTTGGAAGTGACAAACCGGTTGCAGTTGAACCAAATATGTTTGTCCTGGACCTGGGCCAAAGTACCTGGAGAGACCTTGTAACCCGCTTGACAGCCCAATTTATGTAGGGCTTCCTAGCCATATTCTCTGCAGCCACCTTCAGCCCATCATATCAAACATTCAGTAGA contains the following coding sequences:
- the LOC137734263 gene encoding UPF0481 protein At3g47200-like — encoded protein: MANTGRDHTAVAVTTTEYNRTTSLKQRIEGTKWLLHPLAGRPPQVLKHYFSVEGKHLLDLLHLSFVPEPQDDSPQENVEFIQSAKKLHNLAGIKFKRREAQSFLDISSGVLEIPRIKLDDLHTHFFLNFVALEQCYSHCPKYITTYAAFMTCLVRTPMDATFLSDKNIIENYLGTDKEVVHFFKNLGKDVPFDIDSIYLKKLFNEANEYQRNILHVQWARFRFKYFESPWSFLSALAALIQAFFAVYGYLRPPSSG